In Kordia antarctica, the following proteins share a genomic window:
- a CDS encoding chloride channel protein — translation MPTQKKTLFRRFLIWRYKHISHKNFIFILSILVGLGSGLVAVTIKNITFWIETLLENGIIFSKNQLYFILPVIGLLLVYLLVKFVFKKQPEHAISSILYALSKRTGIIPNHKIYLPLITAPLTVGFGGSVGLLGPAVASGAAISSNISKIFHINSKTRMLLIGCAAAGAISSIFKSPIAAIIFAIEVFSLDLTLISLIPLLLASISAVVTSYFFLGNENLFNFKLIEQFQLSDIPFYIALGIGTAFASIYFTKMHFAITKFFERFKRKLHKLIFGGLAIGVMLYFIPPLYGEGLGFITNLLDGNHIEALGKTPLDNYTENIWVVIILLIGITIFKAIAMTTTFAAGGSGGIFIPTMVMGSALGNVVAKIINQFGFNVSEANFTLVGMAGLIAGVIHAPLTAIFLIAEITGGYDLFIPLMLTCAISFLITKNLLNYTIYTRELAEKGELLTHNKDETVLTLMALDSVIEQNFTTIQPKMTLGTMLHEAVAKSNRNLFPVVDEDENLVGIIVLDDIREFMFDTSLYNSLHVDDIMHNAPDYIIYEEDNMKSVMKKFQDSSAWNLPVLKEGKYYGFVSKSKLLTAYRRKLINFTR, via the coding sequence ATGCCAACGCAGAAAAAAACGCTATTTAGACGCTTCTTAATTTGGAGATACAAGCATATTTCCCATAAGAATTTCATTTTCATACTGAGCATTTTAGTCGGTTTAGGTTCTGGTTTGGTTGCAGTTACCATTAAAAACATCACATTTTGGATTGAAACTCTACTAGAAAATGGAATCATCTTTTCCAAAAATCAACTGTACTTTATTTTACCAGTTATCGGACTTCTTTTAGTCTATTTATTGGTGAAATTTGTTTTCAAAAAACAACCTGAACACGCTATTTCGTCTATTCTTTATGCGTTGTCCAAACGCACAGGAATCATTCCAAATCATAAAATATATTTACCACTAATTACCGCGCCATTAACGGTTGGTTTTGGCGGTTCGGTAGGTTTATTAGGACCTGCGGTTGCTTCTGGTGCTGCGATAAGTTCTAACATTAGCAAAATTTTTCACATCAACAGCAAAACCCGAATGCTCTTAATTGGTTGTGCAGCGGCTGGCGCAATTTCGTCCATCTTTAAATCGCCCATTGCAGCAATTATCTTTGCAATAGAAGTTTTTAGTTTAGATTTAACCCTAATATCGTTAATTCCGTTGTTATTAGCTTCCATTTCGGCAGTGGTAACTTCCTATTTTTTTCTTGGGAATGAAAACCTATTCAATTTCAAACTGATAGAACAATTTCAACTCAGTGACATTCCTTTTTACATTGCGCTTGGTATCGGAACTGCGTTTGCATCTATTTATTTTACCAAAATGCACTTTGCGATTACGAAGTTTTTTGAACGATTTAAACGAAAATTACACAAACTCATCTTTGGCGGATTGGCAATTGGTGTCATGTTATATTTCATTCCGCCATTATATGGAGAAGGTTTAGGATTTATCACAAATCTACTCGATGGAAATCACATTGAAGCACTCGGAAAAACACCTTTAGACAATTACACTGAAAACATTTGGGTTGTCATTATACTTTTAATCGGAATTACCATTTTTAAAGCAATTGCCATGACAACTACATTTGCGGCTGGCGGTTCTGGCGGAATTTTTATTCCGACAATGGTTATGGGAAGCGCATTGGGAAATGTGGTTGCTAAAATCATCAATCAGTTTGGATTTAATGTATCAGAAGCAAACTTTACACTTGTCGGAATGGCTGGATTGATTGCCGGAGTTATACATGCGCCGTTGACAGCAATTTTCTTAATTGCAGAAATTACTGGCGGTTACGATTTATTTATTCCGTTGATGTTAACCTGCGCGATTTCGTTTCTCATCACAAAAAATCTATTAAATTATACCATTTACACACGTGAACTTGCTGAAAAAGGCGAATTGCTCACGCACAATAAAGACGAAACTGTATTAACGTTAATGGCACTTGACAGCGTAATTGAGCAAAATTTTACCACAATCCAACCCAAAATGACCTTAGGAACTATGTTGCATGAAGCTGTGGCAAAATCCAATCGAAATTTATTTCCTGTAGTCGATGAAGATGAAAATTTGGTTGGTATTATTGTGTTGGATGATATCCGCGAATTTATGTTTGATACTTCGCTGTATAATTCACTTCATGTAGATGATATTATGCACAACGCGCCAGATTATATCATTTATGAAGAAGATAATATGAAATCGGTGATGAAAAAATTTCAAGATAGTAGTGCATGGAATTTGCCTGTTTTAAAAGAAGGAAAATACTATGGATTTGTCTCAAAATCTAAATTATTAACCGCATATCGTAGAAAGTTGATTAATTTTACGCGGTAG